From Pseudomonas hefeiensis, one genomic window encodes:
- a CDS encoding FAD/NAD(P)-binding protein, which translates to MHTALDRPGSSITREADVLIIGGGLSGAMLAAQLLRLPGRRNVLIVEPRSELGRGEAYSAVELGHTLNGNAARMSVDPDNADDLTQWLAEFIEAGGWPESDQQHVPVSELFPPRGIFGLYVQQRLAEARALGARNGSGVEHVRGEAVDLQVAGDTVLLTLDDGQTLRGGFAVLATGMFPAARTPQTESSGLNAAALDPWDVAAMRRLDPQSTVLIIGSGLTMVDAVVSLEQAGHRGPIEVFSRHGLLPHVRRQPPEWVDFLADDHSLRSPRQLMRALREQCRQAQAEGIDWQAPLDTVRAHIGRLWSQASDVQRRQFVRHVRPWWESHHHRSPPLSAELVARLHEEGRLRIQAASFKGLASSAEGTVNIRIRRRGEADLTVVQGAALINSSGIEYDWRRVARPLPQQLLARGLVQPGPLALGIAAHPDGAVLDAQGKPASRLFAMGPPLRGMWWESTAVTDVASQAKVLAARLVALQTQYPG; encoded by the coding sequence ATGCATACAGCGCTGGATCGACCTGGCAGCAGCATCACCCGCGAGGCCGACGTCCTGATCATCGGCGGCGGGCTGAGCGGAGCCATGCTGGCGGCGCAGCTATTGCGTCTGCCTGGACGGCGCAACGTGCTGATCGTCGAGCCGCGCAGCGAGCTGGGTCGGGGTGAGGCCTACAGCGCTGTGGAGCTGGGCCACACCTTGAACGGCAATGCCGCGCGGATGAGCGTCGATCCGGACAACGCCGATGACCTGACCCAATGGCTCGCCGAATTCATCGAGGCCGGTGGCTGGCCCGAGTCGGATCAGCAGCATGTACCGGTCAGCGAGCTGTTTCCCCCCCGGGGCATCTTCGGTTTGTATGTGCAACAGCGCCTGGCTGAAGCCCGGGCGCTGGGAGCCCGCAATGGCTCCGGGGTCGAGCATGTGCGCGGGGAAGCCGTGGATCTGCAGGTCGCGGGTGACACCGTGCTGTTGACGCTTGACGATGGCCAGACGTTGCGCGGAGGTTTCGCGGTGCTCGCCACTGGCATGTTCCCGGCGGCGCGTACCCCGCAGACCGAATCCAGCGGCTTGAATGCCGCCGCGCTGGACCCTTGGGATGTAGCGGCGATGCGTCGGCTCGACCCGCAATCCACGGTGTTGATCATTGGCTCAGGGCTGACAATGGTGGATGCCGTGGTGTCCCTGGAGCAGGCCGGACATCGTGGACCTATCGAAGTGTTTTCCCGTCATGGCCTGCTGCCCCATGTGCGTCGACAACCGCCTGAATGGGTGGATTTTCTCGCCGACGATCACAGTCTCCGCTCGCCGCGCCAATTGATGCGGGCCCTGCGTGAGCAATGTCGTCAGGCCCAGGCCGAGGGCATCGACTGGCAGGCCCCGCTGGACACGGTGCGCGCCCACATTGGGCGCCTTTGGAGCCAGGCCAGCGATGTGCAACGCCGACAATTCGTTCGCCACGTACGGCCATGGTGGGAGAGCCATCATCATCGTTCGCCTCCTTTGAGCGCCGAGCTGGTGGCGCGGCTGCACGAGGAAGGGCGGTTGCGGATCCAGGCGGCGTCGTTCAAGGGGCTGGCGTCGTCTGCCGAGGGAACGGTGAACATCCGCATTCGCCGGCGGGGCGAGGCGGATCTGACGGTGGTGCAGGGCGCTGCGCTGATCAACTCCAGTGGCATCGAATACGATTGGCGCCGGGTTGCACGCCCGTTGCCTCAACAACTGCTGGCTCGTGGATTGGTCCAGCCCGGCCCATTGGCCCTGGGTATCGCCGCCCATCCTGATGGCGCGGTGCTGGATGCCCAGGGCAAGCCTGCCAGTCGTCTGTTCGCCATGGGACCACCGTTGCGCGGGATGTGGTGGGAAAGCACCGCAGTGACCGATGTGGCGAGCCAGGCCAAGGTGCTGGCGGCGCGGTTGGTTGCGCTGCAAACCCAATACCCAGGCTGA
- a CDS encoding S-type pyocin domain-containing protein — protein sequence MELKPKLKDYTESEFQMFVDKIWDVDTDKENHDRLIAHFDQIVGHPSGADLLFYSQDPFNPNSPGAVVYHLKHWYHQKKVIPFKNGVLPAPFTPVTGSSFVENATARARRELANAQRMGADIAAAEQTIESTYSLLESAIKHLPIQQDPNVTLKELEKGIRQIEHAQHEVLMAVRAFERKKMGVEFAKNTAQQNLTYNQADKTVWQANVQQATANHGRYIARLSLITQRHAQLHARAETAVEHAWQQRVRLRTFDQYRNVFRLSIADNQGRPNLLISNAQPLMPVQRMDLQKTIRSAIAEFHWSLTDGAQEHLGQYAGVVSFNFVSRAKAVRFGLCVPLTELSLIDPDWHVLAAQRGEVELPMRMSATTVAVKPGSLSYGLKAIRELFEIYITPCAGGLPAKVRVRPAVWHEDERVYRFTTDDRQDSAIEWAQPPGLEASVETKLDRLDSAGFVRSSPVPELASFDSVEEVRFDDYVVVFPHDSGLEPVYVMFNDRRDCPGVVSGAGLEVAEGWQTQAASSQGAPVPALVADQLRGQVFERLDLFKRAFWKAVAATPTLNAQFTMDNRVLLLSGSAPRSEQPGHRALRILHRVDVTQGGGVYDLDNLIVRG from the coding sequence ATGGAACTTAAACCAAAACTCAAGGATTACACCGAGTCCGAGTTTCAGATGTTCGTCGACAAAATCTGGGACGTGGATACCGATAAAGAAAATCATGACCGGCTCATCGCCCACTTTGATCAAATAGTCGGTCATCCCAGCGGAGCGGACCTGTTGTTTTATTCGCAGGACCCCTTCAATCCGAATTCCCCGGGCGCTGTCGTCTACCATCTCAAACATTGGTATCACCAAAAGAAAGTTATTCCTTTCAAGAACGGAGTGCTTCCAGCGCCATTCACACCGGTCACCGGGTCGAGCTTCGTTGAAAACGCCACGGCGAGAGCCAGGCGCGAACTTGCCAATGCGCAGCGGATGGGGGCGGACATTGCCGCTGCAGAGCAAACGATTGAGTCGACGTACTCTCTGCTTGAAAGCGCTATTAAGCATCTGCCGATCCAACAAGATCCGAACGTGACGCTGAAGGAGTTGGAAAAAGGCATCCGCCAGATCGAGCACGCGCAGCATGAGGTGCTGATGGCCGTTCGTGCATTCGAACGCAAGAAAATGGGCGTTGAATTCGCCAAAAACACGGCCCAGCAGAATCTCACTTATAACCAAGCTGACAAAACCGTTTGGCAAGCCAATGTGCAGCAGGCTACGGCCAATCACGGTCGTTATATTGCGCGTTTATCCTTGATCACCCAGCGCCATGCTCAACTTCACGCCAGGGCCGAAACCGCGGTAGAACATGCTTGGCAGCAACGGGTGCGCTTGCGTACCTTCGATCAGTACCGAAACGTGTTTCGTCTGTCTATCGCCGATAACCAGGGCCGCCCGAATCTATTGATTAGCAACGCGCAGCCGCTGATGCCAGTGCAACGAATGGACTTGCAAAAGACCATCCGTTCGGCAATCGCCGAGTTCCATTGGTCACTGACCGACGGCGCGCAGGAGCATCTAGGGCAATACGCTGGCGTGGTGAGCTTCAACTTCGTCAGTCGAGCCAAGGCCGTGCGCTTTGGCCTCTGCGTGCCGTTGACCGAGCTCTCCCTGATTGATCCTGATTGGCATGTGCTTGCCGCCCAGCGTGGTGAGGTCGAGTTGCCTATGCGAATGAGTGCCACGACGGTCGCGGTGAAACCCGGCAGCCTGTCTTATGGGCTAAAAGCAATACGCGAGCTTTTCGAGATCTATATCACGCCCTGCGCCGGGGGTTTACCTGCGAAGGTTCGTGTCAGGCCAGCGGTCTGGCATGAAGACGAGAGGGTTTACCGTTTCACGACAGATGACCGGCAGGACTCCGCTATCGAATGGGCGCAACCCCCTGGCTTGGAGGCGTCAGTTGAGACCAAGCTGGATCGGCTCGATTCCGCTGGCTTTGTCCGGTCCTCACCGGTGCCCGAATTGGCCTCGTTCGACTCTGTCGAAGAGGTGCGATTCGATGATTATGTCGTGGTGTTCCCCCACGATTCCGGGCTGGAGCCGGTTTATGTGATGTTCAACGACCGTCGGGATTGTCCGGGTGTCGTGAGCGGAGCAGGGCTGGAGGTGGCTGAGGGCTGGCAGACGCAAGCGGCGAGCAGCCAGGGCGCCCCTGTTCCGGCGTTGGTTGCCGATCAATTGCGCGGGCAAGTCTTCGAGCGTTTAGACCTGTTCAAACGTGCGTTCTGGAAAGCTGTCGCGGCGACGCCGACACTGAACGCACAGTTCACAATGGACAACCGGGTGTTACTGCTCAGCGGTTCGGCGCCTCGCAGCGAGCAACCCGGTCATCGTGCGCTGCGCATCTTGCACCGTGTCGACGTCACGCAAGGCGGTGGTGTCTACGATCTTGATAACCTGATTGTTCGTGGTTGA
- a CDS encoding toxin-antitoxin system YwqK family antitoxin encodes MTSKKLDVERGDSHLSGQLVDGHLNGPLQIEEAQRPQAKLNYQQGELQGTSTLYHPNGKVSAVLPFVKGKLQGVASFYAAEGGLQRQATYRGGLLHGEANNYFPDGQLAESEFYRDGVRDGRYRRMHPNGKPAVDARYLNGQLLEPTHAYAEDGRPLDADGKPISRVRWWFRRWNDPAQA; translated from the coding sequence ATGACCTCGAAAAAACTCGACGTGGAGCGTGGCGACAGTCACCTGAGCGGGCAACTGGTCGACGGCCACCTCAACGGCCCGCTGCAGATTGAGGAGGCCCAGCGCCCGCAAGCGAAACTCAACTATCAGCAAGGTGAGCTGCAAGGCACCAGCACGCTGTATCACCCCAACGGCAAAGTCTCGGCAGTGTTGCCCTTCGTCAAAGGCAAACTGCAGGGCGTGGCGAGTTTTTACGCCGCCGAAGGCGGGCTGCAGCGCCAGGCCACTTATCGGGGTGGGTTGCTGCACGGTGAAGCGAACAACTATTTTCCCGACGGGCAACTGGCCGAGTCAGAGTTCTATCGTGACGGTGTACGTGACGGTCGTTATCGACGCATGCACCCCAATGGCAAGCCCGCCGTCGACGCCCGCTACCTCAACGGCCAACTGCTGGAACCGACACACGCCTACGCTGAAGACGGTCGACCACTGGACGCCGACGGCAAGCCGATCTCCAGGGTGCGCTGGTGGTTCAGGCGCTGGAATGATCCGGCACAAGCCTGA
- a CDS encoding helix-turn-helix domain-containing protein, which translates to MHKENGQRASVLQHVSQNVRRLRHASQLSQTTLAELSGVSRRMLVAIEAGEKNVSLTTLDRVAEALDVAFSDLIQAPDARDPSRINELAWAGTIPGSKAVLLAKATASREVELWEWRLEPGEHYPSEPDADGWSEQLYVFEGCLTLMLGSEERQIGAGEFFMFASNQPHAYRNDGSVAARFVRNVVI; encoded by the coding sequence GTGCACAAAGAAAACGGTCAGCGGGCATCCGTCCTGCAACACGTCAGCCAGAACGTCCGCCGCCTGCGGCACGCCTCGCAGCTGAGCCAGACAACCCTGGCCGAACTGTCCGGGGTCAGCCGGCGCATGCTGGTGGCCATCGAGGCCGGTGAAAAGAACGTCAGCCTGACCACCCTTGACCGTGTCGCCGAAGCCCTCGACGTGGCCTTCAGCGACTTGATTCAGGCCCCCGATGCTCGTGACCCGAGTCGCATCAACGAACTGGCCTGGGCCGGTACCATCCCCGGTAGCAAAGCGGTTTTACTGGCCAAGGCCACCGCCAGCCGCGAAGTCGAACTCTGGGAATGGCGCCTGGAGCCCGGGGAGCATTATCCATCCGAACCCGATGCCGATGGCTGGAGCGAGCAGCTCTATGTATTCGAGGGCTGCCTGACCCTGATGCTGGGCAGCGAAGAGCGCCAGATAGGCGCCGGTGAGTTTTTCATGTTCGCCAGCAACCAGCCCCATGCCTATCGCAATGATGGTTCGGTGGCGGCGAGATTCGTACGCAACGTGGTGATTTGA
- a CDS encoding Gfo/Idh/MocA family protein: MHELGIGLIGTGFMGRAHALAFHNAKAVFDLPLNLKLAALADADPQRARQCAQNWGFETAHSDWQQLIDDPKVNLIAITTPNHLHYPMAMAALTAGKPVYCEKPLAVSLEQADQMQRAAKAAGVITRVGYNYQHNPIIQRARDMIQRGELGQIISFQGEFSEDFMADPTSPWSWRCEAAHAGGALADLGSHLLAMARHLLGDVAAVCADSQTVHSQRPASAGNTEQRAIAVDDQVHALLRFANGARGTVSSSWLKHGYKNHLSFEISGTLGTLAFDQERLNELRLCRVGHGGFQRLLAGPELPGYAAFSPAAGHQLGYNELKTLEVQELIMALAGQGGNGTDFEEAWEVERLAAAIRLAAREQRWVEVTG; this comes from the coding sequence ATGCACGAACTCGGCATCGGTCTGATTGGCACCGGCTTCATGGGCCGTGCCCATGCCTTGGCATTTCATAATGCCAAAGCGGTGTTCGACCTCCCCCTGAACCTGAAACTGGCGGCCTTGGCCGATGCCGATCCCCAGCGTGCCCGGCAGTGTGCCCAGAACTGGGGGTTCGAGACGGCACACAGCGACTGGCAACAACTGATCGACGACCCCAAGGTCAATCTGATCGCCATCACCACTCCCAATCATTTGCATTACCCGATGGCCATGGCTGCCCTGACAGCGGGCAAGCCGGTTTATTGTGAAAAACCCCTCGCCGTGTCCCTCGAACAGGCTGATCAGATGCAACGGGCGGCCAAGGCGGCCGGCGTGATCACGCGGGTCGGCTACAACTATCAGCACAATCCGATCATTCAGCGGGCGCGGGACATGATCCAGCGCGGGGAGCTGGGGCAGATCATCAGTTTCCAGGGCGAGTTCAGCGAAGACTTCATGGCCGACCCGACCTCACCGTGGTCATGGCGCTGCGAAGCCGCCCACGCCGGCGGCGCGTTGGCGGATCTGGGCAGTCATTTGCTGGCCATGGCCCGTCATTTATTGGGCGATGTCGCGGCCGTGTGTGCCGACAGCCAGACCGTACACAGCCAGCGTCCCGCCAGCGCCGGCAACACTGAACAACGCGCCATCGCCGTGGATGACCAGGTCCACGCCCTGCTGCGCTTTGCCAACGGCGCCCGAGGCACGGTCAGCAGCAGTTGGCTCAAGCACGGCTACAAGAACCACCTGAGCTTCGAGATCAGCGGCACGCTCGGCACCCTGGCGTTCGATCAGGAACGACTGAATGAACTGCGCTTGTGCCGCGTCGGCCATGGGGGCTTCCAACGTCTGCTGGCCGGCCCGGAGCTGCCAGGCTATGCCGCGTTCAGCCCAGCGGCCGGGCATCAGTTGGGGTACAACGAATTGAAGACCCTGGAGGTCCAGGAATTGATCATGGCCCTCGCCGGCCAGGGCGGCAACGGGACCGATTTTGAAGAGGCCTGGGAAGTGGAGCGGCTGGCGGCGGCGATTCGCCTGGCGGCGCGGGAGCAGCGGTGGGTGGAGGTGACTGGCTGA
- a CDS encoding phosphotransferase family protein produces MAFTDQSTRVRDGEELDASLIDPYLKAHIPGLTGTPQISQFPGGASNLTYLLEYPEQEFVLRRPPFGHKAKSAHDMGREFRILNQLREGFPYCPKAYVHCTDESVMGAEFYVMERVKGIILRSDLPPELGFDAARTEALCKSFIDRLVELHQVDYKACGLADLGKPEGYVARQIRGWSDRYEKALTPDAPKWEAVKAWLNEKMPADHPTSSIVHNDYRFDNVILDPENPMQIIGVLDWELTTLGDPLMDLGNSLAYWIEAGDPAPVQLMRRQPSHAPGMLTRREFVDYYAERAGIRIDNFDFYYTYGLFRLAGIVQQIYYRFFHGQTQDKRFAQFVQMNKLLEQMSLQVINKSTL; encoded by the coding sequence ATGGCGTTTACTGATCAGTCCACCCGTGTCCGCGACGGTGAAGAACTCGATGCCAGTCTGATCGACCCGTACCTCAAGGCCCACATTCCAGGCCTCACCGGTACGCCGCAGATCAGCCAGTTTCCCGGTGGCGCGTCGAACCTGACTTACCTGCTGGAATACCCTGAACAGGAATTCGTCCTGCGGCGTCCGCCGTTCGGCCATAAAGCCAAGTCCGCCCACGACATGGGTCGTGAGTTCCGCATCCTCAATCAGTTGCGCGAAGGTTTTCCGTATTGCCCGAAAGCCTACGTGCACTGCACCGACGAGTCGGTGATGGGCGCCGAGTTCTACGTGATGGAGCGGGTCAAGGGCATCATCCTGCGCTCCGACCTGCCGCCGGAACTGGGTTTTGACGCTGCCCGTACCGAAGCCCTGTGCAAGAGTTTCATCGACCGGCTCGTCGAACTGCACCAGGTCGACTACAAGGCCTGCGGCCTGGCCGACCTGGGCAAACCCGAAGGCTACGTGGCCCGACAGATCCGTGGCTGGAGCGACCGTTACGAAAAAGCCCTGACCCCGGACGCGCCGAAATGGGAGGCGGTCAAGGCCTGGCTCAACGAGAAAATGCCTGCCGACCACCCCACCTCCAGCATCGTCCACAACGACTACCGCTTCGACAACGTGATCCTCGACCCAGAGAACCCGATGCAGATCATCGGCGTGCTGGACTGGGAACTGACCACCCTTGGCGACCCGCTGATGGACCTGGGTAATAGCCTCGCCTACTGGATCGAAGCCGGCGACCCGGCACCGGTGCAACTGATGCGCCGCCAACCGAGCCATGCACCGGGCATGCTGACGCGTCGCGAGTTCGTCGATTACTACGCCGAACGCGCCGGAATCCGCATCGACAATTTCGACTTCTATTACACCTACGGCCTGTTCCGCCTCGCCGGCATCGTCCAGCAGATCTACTACCGCTTCTTCCACGGCCAGACCCAGGACAAACGCTTCGCGCAGTTCGTTCAGATGAACAAACTGCTGGAGCAGATGAGCCTGCAGGTCATCAACAAATCCACGCTCTGA
- a CDS encoding SDR family oxidoreductase, whose protein sequence is MSKTQLFDLDGKIAFVSGASRGIGEAIAKLLAQQGAHVIVSSRKLEGCQHVADAIISAGGKATAIACHIGEMEQISQVFAGIREQFGRLDILVNNAATNPQFCNVLDTDLGAFQKTVDVNIRGYFFMSVEAGKLMRENGGGSIINVASINGISPGIFQGIYSVTKAAVINMTKVFAKECAQFGIRCNALLPGLTDTKFASALVKNDAILKTALAQIPLKRVADPSEMAGAVLYLASDASSYTTGVSLNVDGGFLS, encoded by the coding sequence ATGTCCAAGACTCAGTTGTTCGACCTCGACGGTAAAATCGCTTTCGTTTCCGGCGCCAGCCGCGGCATCGGCGAGGCCATCGCCAAACTGCTGGCCCAGCAAGGTGCCCATGTGATCGTCTCGAGCCGCAAACTCGAGGGTTGCCAGCACGTGGCCGACGCCATCATCTCCGCTGGCGGCAAAGCGACCGCCATTGCCTGCCACATCGGTGAAATGGAGCAGATCAGCCAGGTATTCGCCGGTATCCGCGAGCAGTTCGGGCGCCTGGACATCCTGGTGAACAACGCCGCCACCAACCCGCAGTTCTGCAACGTGCTGGACACCGATCTGGGGGCGTTCCAGAAAACCGTCGACGTGAACATTCGCGGCTATTTCTTCATGTCGGTGGAAGCCGGCAAGCTGATGCGCGAGAACGGTGGTGGCAGCATCATCAACGTTGCATCAATCAACGGCATATCGCCGGGGATCTTCCAGGGCATCTATTCGGTGACCAAAGCCGCGGTGATCAACATGACCAAGGTGTTCGCCAAGGAATGCGCGCAATTCGGCATCCGCTGCAACGCCTTGCTGCCGGGCCTGACCGACACCAAGTTCGCCTCGGCGCTGGTCAAGAACGATGCGATCCTGAAAACCGCCCTGGCGCAGATCCCGCTCAAGCGTGTGGCCGATCCAAGCGAAATGGCCGGCGCGGTGCTGTACCTGGCCAGTGATGCGTCCAGCTATACCACGGGTGTGTCCCTGAATGTGGATGGGGGTTTCCTCTCCTGA
- a CDS encoding DMT family transporter, with protein MHYIAHLLGLRIILPTFFGRIVRPPQVARKVMASVNSPQASSRFSRFSKAECVLVLITMIWGGTFLLVQHAMTVSGPMFFVGLRFAAAAAFVALFSWRHLRDLTLFELKAGCFIGVAIMLGYGLQTVGLQTIPSSQSAFITALYVPFVPLLQWLVLGRRPGLMPSLGIMLAFTGLMLVSGPAGASLNFSPGEIATLISAIAIAAEIILISAYAGQVDVRRVTVVQLASTAVLAFLMVVPTQETIPPFSWLLLVSAVGLGAASAAIQVAMNWAQKSVSPTRATLIYAGEPVWAGIAGRLAGERLPAIALVGAGLIVAAVIVSELKTRGKNAVEVAEVPEREG; from the coding sequence GTGCACTATATTGCTCATCTGCTGGGGTTGCGCATTATACTGCCCACCTTCTTCGGGCGCATTGTGCGTCCGCCTCAAGTGGCGCGCAAGGTCATGGCATCGGTGAACTCCCCTCAAGCTTCCTCCCGTTTCTCAAGGTTCAGCAAGGCCGAATGCGTGCTGGTGCTGATCACCATGATCTGGGGTGGAACCTTCTTGCTGGTGCAGCACGCCATGACGGTCAGCGGACCGATGTTTTTCGTAGGCTTGCGGTTTGCCGCCGCAGCAGCGTTTGTCGCGCTGTTTTCGTGGCGGCATCTGCGCGACCTGACCCTGTTCGAACTCAAGGCCGGATGCTTCATCGGCGTGGCGATCATGCTCGGCTATGGCTTGCAGACCGTCGGCCTGCAGACCATTCCCAGCAGCCAGTCGGCGTTCATCACCGCGCTGTACGTGCCGTTCGTGCCGCTGTTGCAGTGGCTGGTGCTGGGCCGCCGGCCCGGCTTGATGCCCAGCCTCGGCATCATGCTGGCATTCACCGGGTTGATGCTGGTGTCAGGCCCGGCCGGGGCATCGTTGAATTTCAGCCCCGGTGAAATCGCCACGCTGATCAGCGCCATCGCCATTGCCGCCGAAATCATCCTGATCAGCGCCTACGCCGGCCAGGTCGATGTGCGCCGGGTAACCGTGGTGCAACTGGCGAGCACGGCGGTGCTGGCGTTCCTGATGGTGGTGCCGACCCAAGAAACGATCCCGCCATTTTCCTGGTTGCTACTGGTCAGTGCCGTGGGCCTGGGCGCCGCCAGCGCGGCGATCCAGGTGGCGATGAACTGGGCACAGAAAAGCGTCTCGCCCACCCGCGCCACGCTGATCTATGCCGGGGAACCGGTATGGGCCGGCATTGCCGGACGCCTGGCCGGCGAGCGGTTGCCGGCGATTGCGCTGGTAGGCGCGGGGCTGATCGTGGCGGCGGTGATCGTCAGCGAACTGAAGACTCGGGGCAAAAATGCGGTCGAGGTGGCTGAAGTGCCTGAGCGCGAAGGTTGA
- a CDS encoding DUF4280 domain-containing protein: MGCPQVCGTATLQCSFGAAPAVLNVLPVNRLLTGGMPAANIMDHIPLVNITTFGMCQSLANPTVAAATAAALGVLTPMPCIPATATPWIPGGPPTLLLGNMPAIDANSTLMCTWAGVIKVVVPGQVQMLIP, encoded by the coding sequence ATGGGATGCCCGCAAGTCTGTGGTACCGCAACCTTGCAATGCAGTTTCGGCGCGGCCCCGGCGGTGCTCAATGTGCTGCCGGTCAATCGGCTGCTGACCGGCGGGATGCCGGCGGCGAATATCATGGATCACATTCCTCTGGTGAACATCACCACATTCGGCATGTGTCAAAGCCTGGCTAACCCGACCGTCGCCGCCGCGACTGCCGCGGCATTGGGCGTGCTGACACCCATGCCGTGCATTCCCGCCACCGCGACGCCCTGGATCCCCGGCGGCCCACCGACCTTGCTGCTGGGCAACATGCCGGCCATCGATGCCAACAGTACCCTGATGTGTACCTGGGCCGGGGTGATCAAGGTCGTCGTGCCGGGGCAGGTGCAGATGTTGATTCCCTGA